The sequence below is a genomic window from Deltaproteobacteria bacterium.
GCGGCCGCCCCCGGGCTCCGGATAATGTTTACGGAAAGGCAGCAAGGACATACCGTCCCATAAAAGGCTGTACTTGGGGCTGGAACAGACTGTATTGTAAAGCCCTGCTGCCGTCCCCAGGAGCTGTATTCGGTTTTTGTCCCGCCTCCTGGGCGGGAGGCAGAGACCCCCACGGGCAAACTTCTCCGCACGTTGCAGAGAAGTTACAGACAAAGAGTCTAATTCAGCTTTGTCGTTTTTCAACGCCATGTCCGGTTTGTCTCCAGCGGAGAGCCCGCGCAACCGGAGAGCAGGTAATCATGATAGAATCCCCCGGTTCTGTCAAGCGGGCATTTGGAGTCGGAAATCCGGATACAAACGGACCGGGTATTGTTCGAAGCCATCAATCTGCCTGTTCCCGGGCCAACGAAAAAAGGGGGGCATGGTTGGAGGTGAAGACGGGCGGATCCCGCCGCAGTATGGCCGCCACCTCCGGATGCTGACGGAAGGTTTTATCCAGAAAACGCCGCACCTTGCCGCGATGCCAGCCCGTCGGATGACGGAATCCTCGGTACAACGACAGGTCCCCCTCATAAAAGGGCGTGGTCTCCAGCGTCCTGGCCTGCAGGCTCTGGAGAGGCAGGTTGAAGACGGCAACATTCAGGAAGGTGATCGCAGCGTGATGCGCGGCAATAAAATCGAGTGTGCGTTGCGCCTCCACAGGCCCCTCAGCCGGCGTGCCGAAAAGGAGATACACATACGTGGCAATCCCGGCTGTCTTGAGGTTTGCCAGAATCCGGCTCGCCGCATCGAGCCGGATCCCCTTATCCAGGGCATCCAGGACCCCCTGATCCCCCGATTCGAGCCCCAGTTTGAGCATGACGCACCCTCCCCTGCGAAGTGCCAGGCAAAAATCGAGATCATCCAGCGGCGGCGTCAGACGCGAGAACCCGTACCAGAGTCGCGGCAGACCCCGGACAGCCAGCCGCTTCAAGAGCGCGGGGCTCAGGGCGTTGTCCAGCAGGTGAACCAGAACCGGCCTGTTCTCAGCGCACAGGTCGTCCAATTCCTCCAGGGCCTTTTCAGGCGAAACCGGACGATAAGGGTTTCCTTCGCTCTTCTCGGGGCAAAAGGCGCACCGGTTCCAGTAACAGCCGCTGGAGGCGCTGTAGGGGAGGATAAAACCGGGCGCCAGATAGCCTTTTTCCCGAAAGAGGCTGTAATCAGGAGTGGACCTTCCCGGGCTGGACCGAACTCCTAAAAGCTCCAGCAGGGGCTCCTCTCCCGGCCCTGCAACCCAGGCGTCCACCAGATCGCCCCAGCCCCTGTCCTCCAGGGCCCCCCGCATCCAGGAGGTGATCAGGCCGCCGCCCACCACTATCCGGATTCCCGGAAATTCCCGCCGCAAAGACCCCATCATGGCCCAGGCGCACAGGGCCTGGGAAAGGAAGTTGACGGAAACTCCCACCCAGGTGACCGGCCTGTTCTCTAAGAGCTCTTTCAATCTGGGGGCGAAATACCCGTGAAAAGGGTTGGCTTCCGGGTGAGTTGCGGCCCATGTCAGATCAGAGCTGCGCACAGGGGAACGGTCAGCATGAAGAAAATTCCCCAGGCTGACGCCAGCGTCGGAAGGACGGCCGGCCACGTGAACCAGCCGGTTCAGGTCAGCCACGGCCCGCCGGTAGGCATCGGGCCGGCCATAGATGGGCCAGCTGCGGAGCCCGGTCAAATGATCTTCCCGGTGAGCCAAAGCCCGGCCTGTCCAGCGGTCTCCTTCCGGCCGTGCCTTCTTCATCAAATAAAGAAGTCCCTCAAGGCTGGCATCCAGTACCTCGCAGGAGACGCCATTGGCCTTGAGCGCACCCGCAAGCTGGGCAATGCCG
It includes:
- a CDS encoding radical SAM protein, whose protein sequence is MLLVHPPVAKPCEPPPGIAQLAGALKANGVSCEVLDASLEGLLYLMKKARPEGDRWTGRALAHREDHLTGLRSWPIYGRPDAYRRAVADLNRLVHVAGRPSDAGVSLGNFLHADRSPVRSSDLTWAATHPEANPFHGYFAPRLKELLENRPVTWVGVSVNFLSQALCAWAMMGSLRREFPGIRIVVGGGLITSWMRGALEDRGWGDLVDAWVAGPGEEPLLELLGVRSSPGRSTPDYSLFREKGYLAPGFILPYSASSGCYWNRCAFCPEKSEGNPYRPVSPEKALEELDDLCAENRPVLVHLLDNALSPALLKRLAVRGLPRLWYGFSRLTPPLDDLDFCLALRRGGCVMLKLGLESGDQGVLDALDKGIRLDAASRILANLKTAGIATYVYLLFGTPAEGPVEAQRTLDFIAAHHAAITFLNVAVFNLPLQSLQARTLETTPFYEGDLSLYRGFRHPTGWHRGKVRRFLDKTFRQHPEVAAILRRDPPVFTSNHAPLFSLAREQAD